A genomic stretch from Brachyhypopomus gauderio isolate BG-103 unplaced genomic scaffold, BGAUD_0.2 sc60, whole genome shotgun sequence includes:
- the LOC143489300 gene encoding uncharacterized protein LOC143489300 isoform X1, translating into MKEMEALLKKTCDQLLEARKISENQVAKHKELMTVCQEEHETISKLQTALEQSIETASEYRAFVDGIKETLKKKDELLDQMQHEQHSLKEKVMELSSDLTKQDLVYKNTVSMLETERAATTRLTAENQALTWKLVEFQQITNEMSTKLQALETDLSIQTNTVVDLSEELQKAKALLRNGEEERSQQSSTISSLKLEVGELQQTLHTLSRGRKSNCAYMAVVTSSNEESRKIEAMERVLSSTRKEIQKACEELRQKQDAEKNERSRERELAELKAMCTALREKLQQCQNEQAQVEKAQRRQKDMEEKLAHKDLELNSKAQEVLGLQKQMCDDQDQIKNLRADLLQKEYNISYLQSEMRQGNTRIAVLQKEVQTLAEALWEHRTKRVDAEGERDRALSALWNQEQTIAQLKTEQVGSQQTLRKYWETCQLLQEKDKLIHELRFTLAEKERARVEQEKCVDDLQKDIRSLTEKLDKLERGTRQSGTACGPDPAHPKGDNKRDTTGRCTVSPPNKPKKPAGKDQKTKQPQQDTSGRVQRNDSSVSTKTKDNRSSKTASPTPSTSTGHSQGVDVRKAGSGRSIKPAQKRKFTEDSVPSDNGKKLRHRTTSRVSVTSVKCKTSEDGSS; encoded by the exons ATGAAag AAATGGAAGCGTTGCTCAAGAAAACCTGCGACCAGCTACTGGAAGCCCGCAAG ATTTCTGAGAATCAGGTTGCAAAGCATAAGGAGCTCATGACTGTTTGCCAGGAAGAACATGAAACAATCTCCAAGTTGCAGACTGCTTTAGAGCAGAGTATTGAGACCGCTTCTGAATAC AGGGCCTTTGTTGATGGCATTAAAGAGACTTTGAAAAAGAAAGACGAGCTTCTGGACCAGATGCAGCACGAGCAGCATTCACTCAAGGAGAAGGTGATGGAACTCTCCAGTGATCTGACGAAGCAGGACCTGGTGTACAAAAACACCGTCTCCAtgctggagacagagagggcagcaACCACCCGTCTGACTGCTGAGAATCAGGCTTTGACCTGGAAGCTTGTGGAGTTCCAGCAGATCACCAATGAAATGAGCACCAAGCTCCAAGCACTGGAGACTGATTTAAGTATCCAGACAAACACAGTGGTTGATCTTTCTGAGGAACTTCAGAAAGCCAAAGCTCTTCTCAGGAACGGGGAAGAAGAGCGTAGCCAGCAGTCCAGCACCATCAGCTCCTTGaagctggaggtgggggagcTCCAGCAGACGCTCCACACACTTTCCAGAGGAAGAAAGTCCAACTGTGCTTACATGGCAGTGGTGACATCTTCGAATGAGGAGAGCCGGAAGATCGAGGCCATGGAGAGAGTGCTGAGCAGCACCAGAAAGGAGATTCAAAAAGCCTGTGAGGAGCTGAGACAAAAACAAGACGCTGAAAAAAACGAGAGGTCCAGGGAGCGGGAGCTGGCTGAGTTAAAGGCCATGTGCACTGCCCTGAGGGAGAAGCTCCAGCAATGCCAGAATGAACAGGCCCAGGTGGAGAAGgcacagaggagacagaaagacaTGGAGGAGAAGCTGGCACATAAAGATCTGGAACTCAACTCTAAAGCTCAGGAGGTTTTAGG GCTCCAGAAGCAGATGTGTGATGACCAGGATCAAATCAAGAACTTACGTGCTGATCTGCTGCAGAAGGAGTACAACATCTCGTATCTCCAATCAGAGATGCGTCAGGGCAACACCCGTATTGCCGTGCTGCAGAAAGAG GTACAGACCCTGGCTGAAGCTCTCTGGGAGCACAGAACCAAGAGAGTTGAcgcggagggagagagggacagagctcTCAGCGCCTTGTGGAATCAAGAACAGACCATTGCGCAGCTGAAGACT GAGCAGGTCGGGTCGCAACAAACTCTCCGGAAATACTGGGagacgtgtcagc TGCTTCAGGAAAAGGACAAGCTGATTCACGAATTGCGGTTCACCCTCGCGGAGAAAGAGAGGGCACGTGTGGAGCAGGAGAAATGTGTTGACGATCTGCAAAAGGACATCAGATCCCTAACTGAAA AGCTGGATAAGTTGGAGAGGGGGACCAGACAGAGTGGGACTGCCTGTGGTCCTGATCCCGCACATCCCAAGGGAGATAACAAGCGGGACACTACAGGACGCTGCACAGTAAGCCCCCCCAACAAACCCAAGAAACCAGCGGGGAAAGACCAGAAGACAAAGCAACCACAGCAAGACACCAGTGGCAGAGTGCAGCGCAAT GACTCTTCGGTCTCCACTAAGACGAAGGATAACCGCTCCTCTAAAACAGCAAGCCCAACACCATCGACGTCCACAGGGCATTCGCAGGGCGTCGACGTCCGCAAGGCTGGAAGCGGCAGGTCCATTAAACCAGCTCAGAAGAGAAAGTTCACGGAG GACTCCGTGCCATCTGACAACGGGAAGAAACTGCGGCACCGGACGACCTCCAGGGTCAGCGTGACGTCTGTGAAG TGTAAGACAAGTGAGGACGGATCCAGTTGA
- the LOC143489300 gene encoding uncharacterized protein LOC143489300 isoform X2 produces the protein MEALLKKTCDQLLEARKISENQVAKHKELMTVCQEEHETISKLQTALEQSIETASEYRAFVDGIKETLKKKDELLDQMQHEQHSLKEKVMELSSDLTKQDLVYKNTVSMLETERAATTRLTAENQALTWKLVEFQQITNEMSTKLQALETDLSIQTNTVVDLSEELQKAKALLRNGEEERSQQSSTISSLKLEVGELQQTLHTLSRGRKSNCAYMAVVTSSNEESRKIEAMERVLSSTRKEIQKACEELRQKQDAEKNERSRERELAELKAMCTALREKLQQCQNEQAQVEKAQRRQKDMEEKLAHKDLELNSKAQEVLGLQKQMCDDQDQIKNLRADLLQKEYNISYLQSEMRQGNTRIAVLQKEVQTLAEALWEHRTKRVDAEGERDRALSALWNQEQTIAQLKTEQVGSQQTLRKYWETCQLLQEKDKLIHELRFTLAEKERARVEQEKCVDDLQKDIRSLTEKLDKLERGTRQSGTACGPDPAHPKGDNKRDTTGRCTVSPPNKPKKPAGKDQKTKQPQQDTSGRVQRNDSSVSTKTKDNRSSKTASPTPSTSTGHSQGVDVRKAGSGRSIKPAQKRKFTEDSVPSDNGKKLRHRTTSRVSVTSVKCKTSEDGSS, from the exons ATGGAAGCGTTGCTCAAGAAAACCTGCGACCAGCTACTGGAAGCCCGCAAG ATTTCTGAGAATCAGGTTGCAAAGCATAAGGAGCTCATGACTGTTTGCCAGGAAGAACATGAAACAATCTCCAAGTTGCAGACTGCTTTAGAGCAGAGTATTGAGACCGCTTCTGAATAC AGGGCCTTTGTTGATGGCATTAAAGAGACTTTGAAAAAGAAAGACGAGCTTCTGGACCAGATGCAGCACGAGCAGCATTCACTCAAGGAGAAGGTGATGGAACTCTCCAGTGATCTGACGAAGCAGGACCTGGTGTACAAAAACACCGTCTCCAtgctggagacagagagggcagcaACCACCCGTCTGACTGCTGAGAATCAGGCTTTGACCTGGAAGCTTGTGGAGTTCCAGCAGATCACCAATGAAATGAGCACCAAGCTCCAAGCACTGGAGACTGATTTAAGTATCCAGACAAACACAGTGGTTGATCTTTCTGAGGAACTTCAGAAAGCCAAAGCTCTTCTCAGGAACGGGGAAGAAGAGCGTAGCCAGCAGTCCAGCACCATCAGCTCCTTGaagctggaggtgggggagcTCCAGCAGACGCTCCACACACTTTCCAGAGGAAGAAAGTCCAACTGTGCTTACATGGCAGTGGTGACATCTTCGAATGAGGAGAGCCGGAAGATCGAGGCCATGGAGAGAGTGCTGAGCAGCACCAGAAAGGAGATTCAAAAAGCCTGTGAGGAGCTGAGACAAAAACAAGACGCTGAAAAAAACGAGAGGTCCAGGGAGCGGGAGCTGGCTGAGTTAAAGGCCATGTGCACTGCCCTGAGGGAGAAGCTCCAGCAATGCCAGAATGAACAGGCCCAGGTGGAGAAGgcacagaggagacagaaagacaTGGAGGAGAAGCTGGCACATAAAGATCTGGAACTCAACTCTAAAGCTCAGGAGGTTTTAGG GCTCCAGAAGCAGATGTGTGATGACCAGGATCAAATCAAGAACTTACGTGCTGATCTGCTGCAGAAGGAGTACAACATCTCGTATCTCCAATCAGAGATGCGTCAGGGCAACACCCGTATTGCCGTGCTGCAGAAAGAG GTACAGACCCTGGCTGAAGCTCTCTGGGAGCACAGAACCAAGAGAGTTGAcgcggagggagagagggacagagctcTCAGCGCCTTGTGGAATCAAGAACAGACCATTGCGCAGCTGAAGACT GAGCAGGTCGGGTCGCAACAAACTCTCCGGAAATACTGGGagacgtgtcagc TGCTTCAGGAAAAGGACAAGCTGATTCACGAATTGCGGTTCACCCTCGCGGAGAAAGAGAGGGCACGTGTGGAGCAGGAGAAATGTGTTGACGATCTGCAAAAGGACATCAGATCCCTAACTGAAA AGCTGGATAAGTTGGAGAGGGGGACCAGACAGAGTGGGACTGCCTGTGGTCCTGATCCCGCACATCCCAAGGGAGATAACAAGCGGGACACTACAGGACGCTGCACAGTAAGCCCCCCCAACAAACCCAAGAAACCAGCGGGGAAAGACCAGAAGACAAAGCAACCACAGCAAGACACCAGTGGCAGAGTGCAGCGCAAT GACTCTTCGGTCTCCACTAAGACGAAGGATAACCGCTCCTCTAAAACAGCAAGCCCAACACCATCGACGTCCACAGGGCATTCGCAGGGCGTCGACGTCCGCAAGGCTGGAAGCGGCAGGTCCATTAAACCAGCTCAGAAGAGAAAGTTCACGGAG GACTCCGTGCCATCTGACAACGGGAAGAAACTGCGGCACCGGACGACCTCCAGGGTCAGCGTGACGTCTGTGAAG TGTAAGACAAGTGAGGACGGATCCAGTTGA